From the genome of Paraburkholderia aromaticivorans, one region includes:
- a CDS encoding cell division protein ZapA, with product MTTKQIEVSILGVPYRLACSPETEGALLEAVARVDAEMSKIRNNSNVRGTDRIAVMAALSLASELLRLQSSVRHGEAFPAEEIRRTMHQMNEQLGTVIQQYSMQ from the coding sequence ATGACCACCAAGCAGATCGAAGTATCGATTCTCGGCGTGCCCTATCGGCTCGCCTGCTCGCCGGAAACGGAAGGCGCGCTGCTTGAAGCGGTCGCACGCGTCGACGCCGAAATGTCGAAGATCCGCAATAACAGCAACGTGCGCGGCACGGATCGCATTGCTGTCATGGCCGCACTGTCGCTGGCATCGGAACTGCTTAGGCTGCAATCGAGCGTGAGACACGGAGAAGCATTTCCCGCTGAAGAAATCCGGCGTACAATGCATCAAATGAACGAACAACTGGGTACTGTGATTCAGCAGTACAGCATGCAGTAA
- a CDS encoding ATPase — translation MLTELETLSQNIGKLIAISQRHNEARLALEEQLAQSRADVEATRTELAMLREERNALQAERDALSAKIDDAQVRLNAILEKLPRARANSEPDSQLDLLEPAQHESEAESDVTRHGENA, via the coding sequence ATGCTCACCGAACTCGAAACACTTTCACAGAATATCGGCAAGCTGATCGCGATCAGCCAACGCCACAATGAAGCGCGACTCGCGCTCGAAGAGCAGCTCGCCCAATCGCGCGCGGACGTCGAAGCCACGCGCACGGAACTTGCAATGCTGCGCGAGGAACGTAATGCACTGCAGGCGGAGCGCGACGCGCTGTCGGCGAAGATCGACGACGCACAGGTGCGCCTGAATGCGATCCTCGAAAAGCTGCCGCGTGCCCGCGCGAACAGCGAGCCCGATAGCCAGCTCGATCTGCTCGAACCGGCTCAGCACGAAAGCGAAGCCGAGAGCGACGTGACCCGCCACGGAGAAAATGCATGA